Genomic DNA from Pungitius pungitius chromosome 12, fPunPun2.1, whole genome shotgun sequence:
GCAGGCAGTGATGCTGGGTGGGGTGTTTTGATCAGCAGCCAGCTTTTCATCCCTGTCAGTCTGCACAGAGGAGAAcaggaaaagaaagagggagggagagatgcagaggagaggagggagggagggagggaggaagccaCTGCTGCCTCAATGCACCGCTGCTCCCTGCTGAATGTCAGCATCTCTCCccctctactcccccccccccctcagcattTGACCTTCCTCTTTGCGCTGCAGTGTAAGTAAGCCACCACCAGGTGGCGTCTGTCTCGTAGGAGAGTCGACCGTGTCGGTTTGTCCACATCGACACCAGCACGGTGACCCGTTCTAATGGCAGCGGTCTGCAGTCACAACAGCGGGCGATGACATACAACACCACAGGAAGGGCACATAGGGTGAGTGTCTCCCAGGTGCCTGATATGGGTAGAGCTCGCCAAGGTCATTGGGAACATATCGATCTGGTCACAAAATGTTGGTCCGTCTAAGACCAGTTCTTGCCCGTCTAGGCATGCGGACGGATAAGGTGCTCGATGCAGGTGTGTGCAGGTGAGCGCCCGTGTTTCTCCCTTTGATTCCATCTCTGTTCAACAGGAGCCGACAGTTATGTTTTCGGCTCCGCAATGTATCACCTATCCAGCAGTGGTGCTGCGGCTTGAGTCAGAAATGTGTGaactcttttctattttttcttttggcaaTGGCAGTGGGTGGAAAATAATCCAAATGCACAGCTTGGAGGAGAGAAGCTATACGTGTTCTAATGGAATAACAAACCTAAAACTGCTAAATCATCTCCCCATTGGGTCTTCTATGCATAGCTGCTTGTTAAAACGGGATGCAGTAATATTTTGCTCAGGGGATCCTGAACCCTAAAAACCGATATGATATAAGGATTGATATGAAAGTATTCACAGGTTtaaggcttttttcttttcttacctCATGTTTAGGACATTTTATGGAGAAATCATCCTCGTGGAATGTGCAGCCtgggcagagagaaagagaaaggaaagagaaggaataAACATAGACATAAAAACATGTCGCACATAGACAATAACGATGAATGAAACAACTCGAGAAGAATGCACATAACAACCAAGCACACCCCCCCTGGAAAACTCCAGATAAATGACATAGTTAGGGTTCATTGTGAAATGGGAAAGAAAACGTCAGAGCcagggagagagggtgagagagagagagggggagagagagagagagagagagcaacagaAGAAAGAGCGATACTGAGTGCGTAAGTTGCGATGCAGGCAGACAGTCAGACGAGGCCCGTGCACTCAGCAGGATTAAAAAGGGGCCTCGCGCTGGCTAAAGGCAGACGTGGCCGGCCTTCCAATCCTCACACTGTACTTCCTTGGCATGAGGTAATGTGAGGGGAGGCCGTACAACAACACATgtgctgctgacacacacaaccGTCACTTTGACAACATTGaccagggacacacacatacacaggcacTGAAGAGAGTAGCATTAGAGCCAGCATTCAGGCAGGGAGCAGGGGGCAGGAGGGCACacctgtaaaacacacacacacacacgcacacacagacacacacacacacagacacacacatacacaatggaTGGACAAAGCCATAGGGGTTGTGGTCAATAATGCACATACGCACCCTCCAGCCACTATctctccccctgccccctcACTCTCTTGAACACCCTAGGATCCCACTTTCCCCTCATCATTCCCATTATTCAAGGTGCCCTAcctcttttccccccctccctcttttgaGCTCCCCGAGCACTCTCAGACATTTCTTCTCACACTCGATAATGTTACTTCCTAATGCATTTTCCTTTACTCATTTTAACCTGCACTTTACCCTCGCTTTTACCCCCTCTCATTTCATTGTCCTTGTCTTGCATTATTTTTTGCTTCCCCACAACCCTCCCGACCCACAATTAATTCCCCATTCCCAAATTTCCTCCTCAATTCTCCTCTGTCGCCCTGTCTTTTCAACCCATTTCATTGTTGCTCTCTTCGTCCTCTCGCTGCGGTCTCTTACCTATCTCTTTGGCGCAGACATAGTGATATTTATGAGAGCAGCCTCTCCAACAGCAGCTGAGGGACGCCCCCACATCCTGGCACTTGTAGCAGCTCTGGGGTTAGTCAGACAAACGGACATATGGACCAAGAatcaacaaagaaacaaacaaaattttCCAAAAGAGGGACACAGGGATTGAGAGGgacaggagagaaggaaaaaaggtcaaaatgttAGGGTCAATTCTAAGAAGCTGCATATTATTCCATTTAATTTTAGCTTATCCGCATGCATACATTTCAGAATGAACTGTTTATTGCTATCGTACCGTTTGGGCTGAGTTGTTGGCAGCCTCCCGCAGTCCATATAGCCTCCCAGCTACCATAATTACCCCCTTGGTCCAGATGGCACAGTTTTCATGGGCCCAGTGCTCTTTAGCCTCTGCCTCCATTTGTAGCCTCTCGAACATACTGTCCCCACCCTCTTGGTCACTTGAGGCCGCTGCACTGATAGCCTGGAGCTGCTTCATTCTCCTGAACCTCTCTCGGAGAGTTACTCTTCGAGGACCACCCTTCTGACCCAccctctctgttctctctgCCCGCCGGTAGTGCCAATGGTGCCTGCTATTACTTCCCTCTTGGGTGGTGGTCTCGGTATTGCCCTCCTTTTCTGTGCTGCCCTCGCCCTCGTTCTTTGAGGAGCTTGGTTCTTCACTTCTGCTTCTGTTTGCCTCATTTGTTTTCTGAGGATCTTCCCTGATGGATTCTGTGGGCCCGACGGTCAGCAATTTCCGCGGAACGCCATCCTCCGTGTAGTAAGGTCCGCACAAATCCCCTAAGTCTCTGAAATTTGCCGGCTTTCCACACAGGCAACATGTAAGGCACCTGTCAATGAGATCTCTTTTCACCAAGGGTCCTTGTAGCATGGCAGCAGCGTGTGGCACGACTTTTGCAACTGTGAAAGGATTCCTCATTCTGAGTATGCCCTTTTTTCTACGTCGCTGAAACACCACCGCATCCTCAGGCTTGTTCACTATGGCACACCAAGAAGAAAAGTCTCTGGAGTTGTTAATTCGAACATAAGGACAGAAAGACAGTTTAGAAGTCTGATGGACTGGTTTGCGCCtgattctttttaaagaaatgatctCCATCTGTTTTTCTGATGTTGTTACTGAAGGACCCTCGATACTTGATACTgctttttcctttgtttctctttctcttctctccacttcttctttttctctctcctcttttacGGCCCGTTCACATCCCGCCGCTCTTACTACTGCTTCAATAACCTCCATGGCATCTTTCATCCCAGGTTTGGGCCCAGGCTTTTTGTGGACCTTCATCGGCTTTCCAGGAATCTGCTCTGCTGAGGCCTTGCCTCGTTTCCTCTGAGTTGGATTTGTGGAtggttttcttcctctcctaGGTTTCTGAACGAGTTCTGTGCTGGTTACCTGGGGGGCTTCAGTGATCTCATCTGCGCTGATTGGCAAAGGTATTGAGGACGCCGTGGGGGTTACCGTCTCTTCTAccttctgctgttgttgttctacTGTTTCACTATTTTTCTCCTCAACTGCCTCTGTTTCTTCATGAGGGGCTTGGCCCTTccgtttctttctcttttgttttagaTGCATCTCATGGTTGTTTTTTATGGCCCGCTGCTTTGCTAACCTTGGCGTTGTAACTATTAGGCTCCCTGCTTCCAAGGCTACTATTGAGGCATCTGTGCTCTCCACCATGGCCCATCTCTTCCTTTTAGTTCTCGTAGACTTAGCAGACTTAGGAGCTGACGATACACTTTTTGAGGCCTGTTGTGTCCACACTCCTAGAGATTTGACTTCAGCTGGGACCTCCAATGAGCTCCAAACCTGGTCAGCCGTGACTTCATGCTGTATCTCTGGTTTAATGTGTTCTTGTCTTATCTCCTCCTTATTCAAAATCAGTTTTTCCATGCCTTGTCTGCAATCCTCTGCCGTTAAGGCTTCCCGACTCACCTcatgcttttctctttcttgtgaCATATTCTTCTTTCTTAATGCTTCTTCGGGTTGTTCCAGTACTTCCTGTCTAGAATCTATGCTTTTCACTTCTCCCTCTATCACTTCAATGTTATTTATGAGCATTGTTGGCTCACCTTCCTTTAAGACAAGTTGAGGCAAAGCCTTGACTGTCACATCATCACATAGATTGCTGTCCATCGGAGGAATTGGGAGGTGTTTCTTTGAGCTTGGGGATGTAATTTTCTGCACCATGGCCTCGTATTTCTGTCCTCTGCCTTTGCGTGGGGGGAGAACCTTTGTTTTAGTGGGGCATTGAGGAGCCACCACAGGCACATCACTAGTGATGTCCATCTCACTGATGTTTGGAGGAATGTCTTTGGGTGGGGGAATGACCACAGATACATTATTGGGTGGCCCTCTCTTTTTTCTGGGACCAAGAACACCTTTCCCTTTTTGTGTAGAAGAAGCCTTTTCTTCCAGAGTTAGTGAGGATTTGGGTTTGGGCTTTGGAcccctctttttctttgctggTGTTGTAGACATTTCTGGGCTAGGTTTACGTTTCAATGGAAACAAAGACTTTCCTTCAGATGTTTCAGTTAGGACTGGTGCGTTTGCTGGAATATCTACGTTTTTGACAGCATTAGGAGTAGAAGTTGAAGCTTCTTCCATAGTAAGATGTTCCTCTACTTTTGGAGAATCATCAGTAGCTTTGATTTCTGTTAGTGTCTGGGTAAGAATATCTTCTTCtgtgactttttcttttgccaGCTTTTCTTGTGAGGGTTTTCTGGATCTTAAAACCATGTTCTTACCATCCTTGCATGGAGCCTTTACCTCGTGGTTTGCCTGTTTTTCATCGTGGTTCACTGGTTTAACGTCAAGAGTTACTTGTGATATTGAAGCTTTTGGGCTTTTCCTAACCTTGCTTTGCAGTCCTGTCAAAGGTTGAatggtttcttcttcttgtactTGCTTTGTCTTAGAAACTGAGCCTTTAGGGCGACCCACTGAGGCCTTAATGGGGACAGTGTCATCAAGGGGCAAAACCTCTGCAGGCTTGGGTCCAGGCTTATGTCCTGGTTTTAGAGCTGGTTTTGGACTAGATTTTAGTCCGGATTTTGATCCAGATTTTGACCCAGTTTTTAAACCTGGCTTGGGTCCTGGTTTACGTTTCACAGGTGTCTCAATGTTCTGGAGAAGCTCTGACTCATTTGGCACAGGTTTTGGTCCTGGTTTAGGTCCTGGTTTTGTTCCGGGTTTTGACAAAGGCTTTGGTCCAGGCttaagacattgtttgagcccTGGTTTTGGACCTGGCTTTTGTCCTGTTTTTGGCCCTGACTTTGTTCCAGGTTTTGGCCCTGGTTTCAGCCCAGGTTTTGAACCTGGCTTTGGGCCTGGTTTTCGCTTCACATGAGGCTCAACTTTAGGTGGCGTGTCTGGTGCATTGAATGAGCGAGTGCACATCCTCGAACGAAAACCATCAGTTAGCATTTTGGGCGTCTGGCTCACAATAGATTCAAGATGAGCTTGGTTCATTGGATCTGAGAATAGCAGAGTTTTTATCGGAGGCATGCAGGGTTTCTGTCTAGGCGAGAGggctccttcctcttcccctccacCCTCACTCTCCAAGTTTAGCTGTTGCCTGATTCCTACACTTGAATGGATAATCTTTCTTCTGCCCCTTGCATGCTTACGTCCAAATGCTCTCGGCTGAGCAGATGGGGCCACGGGTCCTGGCTTGGCCAATGGGGTCACTGCACTGGCGCAGCTGATGCCAGGCTCCATGTCTTCGTCGCCTTttttgggggagggaggagtaTCTGCCCAGGAAGGGGCTGAGGGAAGTATTGACTTCCCTGGCAGCTGAGGAGAGTCTGGCTCCAGCACTTTCGCATCATTGTGATCAATACGATCCCTAGCCTGAGTTGCAGGTGTCTTGTCATTGAGAGCTGAGAAAACTGGCATAGCAGACTGAGGCTGAGGAGCAGTGTCCCCAATGGCTGACTCTCTTGCAGaagcacctgctgctgctgcggctgcattCGGATGGGCAGGCGCCCCTGCAGACTTGGTGTCTGTATGGAGCGCTGTACTATCTGCCCTGCTGGAAAGATCACCAAACAACATCTCTTGCCCATGTCTGTTAATGTGGTCCTCACTCGATGAATCTTCTTCACCGTCCTCCAGTTCCTCCCCAACATCTAATGAAAGAGTTGGGGAAAgagcatgtttttgtttctgtatttctcCCTCTTCACCCGCCTCGTCCGGTGcactctcatcctcctcttcatcctccacaTCTTTGCTCTCCCTTTTGTCTGAGTTGCTCTCATCCAAGGCTTCAACTTGGGGGGTTAGAGAGGTGTTGTCAGAGCTGTCCTCTTTCTCTGTGGAATATTGATCTTGCTCAAGGTCACCCCTTGAAATGAAAGGCAATGTTTTCACTGAGCTCTCCGATGCAGTCGGAGACTCAGATTTAAACGCCTCGGATTTCATCTCAGGGCCAAAGTGTTCCTTGTGGCTGGAGTCGGAAAGAGCTGCTGGAGACTGTACGACTGAGTCTTGTGTATCAGGGTCATATTTGCTCTGAACTGTTTGATACCTTGTCTCCTTGTAGCAATAGATTTGTTCTGTCATTCCTTTGTATACTTTACTGTAGAGGGCTGGACATTTTTCCTCATCTGACCATTTCTCCAGATTATCTGTAGATTTAGCAGTGTCTGAATCTCTCTCGCTGTCAGGAGATTTATCTGTAGATACCTCCTCTTTGTCAGCAGATTTTTCTGTCCAGGCTGATTCTTCAAAGTTCTCTTTAACAGGCTCAATGATTTGTTGTATATCTAAAGGGGAATCCCTTTCTTGTTTCATTGGACTGGGGATTGTAATGCTGATAGGGGACCTCTCATCGCCAATGCCCTTCACTGGAGTGTTCATGCCGTCCCTTCCTTGGCCTGAGTGACTTCTATTAGGGTCAGGGGTAAGGTTGTGTAGACCCGAGTCTCCAGACCTGGTGGACATATCATCTGGTGATGTCATGGAGCATGATGAGGCTGTATCCAGGCTGAGTTGTGTGTTACTGGGGGCCTGTGCTGGACTTCTGCCCTGTCCACAGTAGTAGTACCCCCTCTCCAGTTGTTCATCACTACTGCTAGAATAGCCTCCTTCGTGGAGTTCCATGGGCATTGGCTGGTGCTGCGGGGTAGAGTAAGGGTCTTGCATGGGGCCTCCACCAACACTACCACCTCCATCTGGGTATGGAGGTCCTTTATACTCCTCAACCTTTTTGATAGATGCTCCGCTTCCAACACTGCTGTTGCTACCTCCACTGCTGCGCTTACCGCTTTTCTTGTTGGCCACCAGGGCCTCTGAAAGCAGCAACTGCTGTACATTATTAGAGATGTTCTCTACCTGAGAGGTGAGGGCATTCAGGCTCCACAAGCTGGGGTTTGACAATAACTTTTCAGAGAAACGTTCTTTCATGGTGGGGACCTGCGGTGTGGGGGTGTAGCTGTGTGGAGCGGCATGGGGCACATTGGGTGAGGGGTGTGAGCGAGGGGGCATCAACATATTATTTGTACTGGTTTGCTCCTGCATGCCAgctgaagaggatgaagaagaggaggctggCCCAGGGGTCATGGGAGGTTGGCCATACTGGAATGACTCTGGATTTGTCATTAGTGGTGAAGGGGTGGAACTGTACGAGGGGGAGCGTCCTACAGATCGTGCTGGAGAGTGGCTTGAGGAGGGGCTACAAGTCTGATAATACTGTTCTGGTGATCTGACAGATAGCTCAGATAGACAGTAGCTTTGTTGGGGTTGGCTGTAGTGTTGGTATTTAGGGTGGGGCTCCTGGGGGTTGGTCATGGCTTGTAAAGGGGGCTGCTGCTCATAAACTCTGGAGGAAGGCTGCTGGTAGCCATAACTGTTGGGAGTTGACCTGTAACCCCCCTGCTTCAGATTGCTGTGGCTGCTCATTTGTCTGCTGTACTGGGGATTTGGGGGAATGCTGTAGCCTTTATAACAGTGTGGCATAGGGCTGCACTTTTCCATGTATGGTGAAGGAGAAGCTGAGTGCTGGGGGTAGTGAAGGTGACTCTGGGGGTAaatcagaggggagggggcagggttAGGGGGATGGGCCTGATGGTGGGGGCTTGTGTAGGCCGGGGTGGAGGGCTGGTGGCACTGGGTCTGGGAGTGGCCCAGCATATTTTGGTCTATGTACTGGGAGGAGCCAGGTGTAGATGTTCCACCAGCCTCTATGCGCCCCACCAACTCCTGGTCATACTGTGCTAACTGGGCAGAGTCTTCCCATTTCTGCTGGAGTTGGCCCTCACTTATATACGGGGCTGAATAACTCCCAGGGCCCATTTGGTTAGCGTAGCTCCCAGGACCCTGTAAGTGCTGACTTGGGTTTGGTGGGGGCACTTTGCTTCCTCTGTAGGCTTTTTTTGCCTGCGAGGGTGGTGAGCCCCCATTTCCACTCCCATTCCCACCACTGTTTCCTGGGTAACCAGGGTAGGCTTGCTGGCTGTAACAGTCCTTGGGTCCTCCTCCAGTTCCTGCTCCTCCAGTTGGAGCCATGCTTGTGGGATTCACCAGTGAATGAGCCTCATAGCCTGTTCTGCTGTGCACTGGGCCAGGGCCAGGGCCTGGATGTGGACCGGGCCCCGGGTGCGGGTGCTGGGGGTGGGGATGATGCGGATGTTGTCGGTAGGTCTCCAGGCGGGATAATTCGTGGGTCTCCTGCTGGTAGCAGGGTTGGTTGCTGTGGTAACCACCGCTGCGCTCACGGAAGGACTGCATTACTCCCTCCGTCTGCAGCCAGGGCTGGGAGGGGGAGGTGAGGTGAGAGAGGAAaggggaaagggggaggggggttaggGGTTCTGAAGGCAGGGACAAAGATGgcgagagaaaaaggagaaaaattgTAAGGGTTAGTGCTGACGTTAATCAATCTTCCATTTTCTTCTCTCATATTCAATGTGTAATTCCACTTTCACATCCACTTAAAGCCAAAGCAAATTTGAGAATAATTGAAAATTAGAAAAACACGGCCGCACACGCATTCAAACACATAGGAGTATGGACATTACGTAATTATTATTGACCGGCTTTTTCACCAGACTTTAAGAAATTGTGCTTAcatatgtgtgaatgtgcattcttgtgtgtgtatgtgcagaaATTGGCCCCTAAATTGTGCAGGTTCCGGAACCCGTTTCAGCCTCTCAAGATGGAGGGGCAGACGAGTGATGCGCTCTCTGATTTAATGATTGACATGTTTTAGATAAGAAGGATAATCAGGAAGAGTTGCGAGTAGAACTTAATTACAGATCTGTAATGAAAAGGAATCCCTAACGACCAGAGTGTGTGTTAATATGTAAGAGTACATGACTGAGACAAGGCCCATGTTCAAACACAGCAGGCCACAGCAAAAAGAAGACATCTGAGGAGCATCCGTGTGGGTTTGTAACACTCACTTTTAGAGCCATGTGGCTATTTCGCTCTCCAGCTGACTATGCATGATGCATTattcattgttattgtttttgatCAAATAGGATCCCCAGACTTGGCcccttttttctaaaatgtattacCTAAACAAACAATGTGAAGCGATATTATCTGGTCTGTCTTTGAAGCAGTGTTTCATAAATGGTTCAACTGagccctctttttcttctcgtcTCTGTCTTTTCCTGCACAGACGCAAACTCCAATATCCTCCGAGAGGATGTGGgaagtgtgtttatgtgcataCTTTCATTATGCAGTCGGGGTGTCATAGagtgtgtttggtgtgtttcttcctgtgtgtgagtgcacgtTGCAGTGTTTGTAATGTtttgcccgtgtgtgtgtgtgttttaatgcattcatacaaaagagaaagcaagagaggaagtggaggagttCTCTGCTCTATAAAAGGAACAGAGTCACCTGGAGACAGAGCCCTCAGTttgcgtgcgtatgtgtgtttgtgtgtgtgtgtgtgtgtgtgtgtgtgtcagctggttCCTGCACAATATTCTGGCATTCGACCCACCCCAGGGACAACGCTGCATCCCACCAGACGCACGCTAGCATTATTCATCTCtgcaacactgtgtgtgtgtgtgtgtgcgtgtgaggagGCGAAGCAGTGTGGGAATATAGCGTGCATTCATTCTTGCGTGTGCGTGAATGTGCGTCCGTGAGAGTGTGTAGTTCTGTTTGTGGTTATGTGTATGTAGGCCCACAGCTTTTGGCAAACACCCATTCAAAggcacacacaaccacacctaTAGATTCCCCTGGAGATAATCTGTCCTCCCTGCTACCTTTCTGCCTCCCCTGCCTGCAGCCTGGTGCTTCACCCGTGTtgatgtgtgcatgtgactgTGTGGGTGAGGACACTTGTTTACAAAATGACCTCAATAAGATGATTACAGAGGACGAGGGGTGGAATTCTGCCagacaaagattttttttaacacgGTAAACCCGATGGACTGAAGCACCCGTCACATTTGGCATCGGGTGTTGTGATGCCGCGCGTCTGTCCAATTGTGTGGGCTTCTGACGCATCGGCTCCTCCACAGCACCCTATTATGAAGTATAATTCATTGGATTTTCCCTGTTTGTGGGTCTCTCactgaaaaacaaagcaaaccaGCCGAAGAAACACTCTCCCCAATCAATTTacttccctcctccttctgtccttttttatcacaaacacacacatgtgagcAACATCACACGTCTCCTCGCCACCCCACCGCTGCCTGTATCTTCCACAGAGCGCCCTCTCATCGTGGAGCCCGACAAACCGCTGTATTTTTGTGGATGCAACACGGGCATGTCACACGGCTCGGGGCCTTAGTGGGggtcagagaggagggaggacgatAGATACATGCTGAGATCGCTGAATCCTCCCAGGCCGATCCGTCTATCTGTCAGTCCGTCTGTCCGTTTATTAGGGAGCATTGattttgctgctgctggagcacgGAGAAGGAGggatgaagaagaagcaaaCGCGCATCACTCAACATCTGTCCTTGCCGTGCTGCCTGTGCAAACTAAGGCACACTCATTCGCAGAGAGTGAGAAACCCACgttagttgttgttttctgtgtgtcGAGAGGGTACCTTTCTCTCATCTCTACTTCTGTTTTAACCTTCTCTGTCTTTCTTGTGCTGTCTCGGCTCTTCTCCAATGGCCTCTTGCCGGGACTGGAGAGGAGAGTGGCAATaggaggggaaaaacaacaaggAGGCGAGAGAGAAGAAGTCATCTGAAGCCGGAGGAGAGACTTGGGGGATTCTAGATGGAAGTGATAGAATGATAAGTTtgaagaagaggatgatggAGAAGGGGGTGCAGAGTCCAGAGGAGGAAAGGTGATTTACTGAGTGGGCTTTACAACCTGGGCTCCTGGGAAATATGAGCGGGAGCAGCaatcgccacacacacacacacacacacctcacgcGCACAGGGACACGAAATGCAAAATGGTAGATTGTACGCAAGCTTACAAGGCACTGGCGTCCATAATTATTCAAATGCTTCACCGCTACAGGCCAACATGATCTGCTAGACATGTGATCAAGTGCGTTGGGCTCTGCCAGCTTCAAATCTCATCAAGACAGCTGTGTTCGTAACCtgcttcattattattattaccttaAAGTAAGATCAGCGATCAAATGACCAGGAGGACCGTGAGAACTTGAGCATCAGAATGTGTCCTACATATAATattgtgagggagg
This window encodes:
- the LOC119220082 gene encoding retinoic acid-induced protein 1, with protein sequence MQSFRERSGGYHSNQPCYQQETHELSRLETYRQHPHHPHPQHPHPGPGPHPGPGPGPVHSRTGYEAHSLVNPTSMAPTGGAGTGGGPKDCYSQQAYPGYPGNSGGNGSGNGGSPPSQAKKAYRGSKVPPPNPSQHLQGPGSYANQMGPGSYSAPYISEGQLQQKWEDSAQLAQYDQELVGRIEAGGTSTPGSSQYIDQNMLGHSQTQCHQPSTPAYTSPHHQAHPPNPAPSPLIYPQSHLHYPQHSASPSPYMEKCSPMPHCYKGYSIPPNPQYSRQMSSHSNLKQGGYRSTPNSYGYQQPSSRVYEQQPPLQAMTNPQEPHPKYQHYSQPQQSYCLSELSVRSPEQYYQTCSPSSSHSPARSVGRSPSYSSTPSPLMTNPESFQYGQPPMTPGPASSSSSSSAGMQEQTSTNNMLMPPRSHPSPNVPHAAPHSYTPTPQVPTMKERFSEKLLSNPSLWSLNALTSQVENISNNVQQLLLSEALVANKKSGKRSSGGSNSSVGSGASIKKVEEYKGPPYPDGGGSVGGGPMQDPYSTPQHQPMPMELHEGGYSSSSDEQLERGYYYCGQGRSPAQAPSNTQLSLDTASSCSMTSPDDMSTRSGDSGLHNLTPDPNRSHSGQGRDGMNTPVKGIGDERSPISITIPSPMKQERDSPLDIQQIIEPVKENFEESAWTEKSADKEEVSTDKSPDSERDSDTAKSTDNLEKWSDEEKCPALYSKVYKGMTEQIYCYKETRYQTVQSKYDPDTQDSVVQSPAALSDSSHKEHFGPEMKSEAFKSESPTASESSVKTLPFISRGDLEQDQYSTEKEDSSDNTSLTPQVEALDESNSDKRESKDVEDEEEDESAPDEAGEEGEIQKQKHALSPTLSLDVGEELEDGEEDSSSEDHINRHGQEMLFGDLSSRADSTALHTDTKSAGAPAHPNAAAAAAGASARESAIGDTAPQPQSAMPVFSALNDKTPATQARDRIDHNDAKVLEPDSPQLPGKSILPSAPSWADTPPSPKKGDEDMEPGISCASAVTPLAKPGPVAPSAQPRAFGRKHARGRRKIIHSSVGIRQQLNLESEGGGEEEGALSPRQKPCMPPIKTLLFSDPMNQAHLESIVSQTPKMLTDGFRSRMCTRSFNAPDTPPKVEPHVKRKPGPKPGSKPGLKPGPKPGTKSGPKTGQKPGPKPGLKQCLKPGPKPLSKPGTKPGPKPGPKPVPNESELLQNIETPVKRKPGPKPGLKTGSKSGSKSGLKSSPKPALKPGHKPGPKPAEVLPLDDTVPIKASVGRPKGSVSKTKQVQEEETIQPLTGLQSKVRKSPKASISQVTLDVKPVNHDEKQANHEVKAPCKDGKNMVLRSRKPSQEKLAKEKVTEEDILTQTLTEIKATDDSPKVEEHLTMEEASTSTPNAVKNVDIPANAPVLTETSEGKSLFPLKRKPSPEMSTTPAKKKRGPKPKPKSSLTLEEKASSTQKGKGVLGPRKKRGPPNNVSVVIPPPKDIPPNISEMDITSDVPVVAPQCPTKTKVLPPRKGRGQKYEAMVQKITSPSSKKHLPIPPMDSNLCDDVTVKALPQLVLKEGEPTMLINNIEVIEGEVKSIDSRQEVLEQPEEALRKKNMSQEREKHEVSREALTAEDCRQGMEKLILNKEEIRQEHIKPEIQHEVTADQVWSSLEVPAEVKSLGVWTQQASKSVSSAPKSAKSTRTKRKRWAMVESTDASIVALEAGSLIVTTPRLAKQRAIKNNHEMHLKQKRKKRKGQAPHEETEAVEEKNSETVEQQQQKVEETVTPTASSIPLPISADEITEAPQVTSTELVQKPRRGRKPSTNPTQRKRGKASAEQIPGKPMKVHKKPGPKPGMKDAMEVIEAVVRAAGCERAVKEEREKEEVERRERETKEKAVSSIEGPSVTTSEKQMEIISLKRIRRKPVHQTSKLSFCPYVRINNSRDFSSWCAIVNKPEDAVVFQRRRKKGILRMRNPFTVAKVVPHAAAMLQGPLVKRDLIDRCLTCCLCGKPANFRDLGDLCGPYYTEDGVPRKLLTVGPTESIREDPQKTNEANRSRSEEPSSSKNEGEGSTEKEGNTETTTQEGSNSRHHWHYRRAERTERVGQKGGPRRVTLRERFRRMKQLQAISAAASSDQEGGDSMFERLQMEAEAKEHWAHENCAIWTKGVIMVAGRLYGLREAANNSAQTSCYKCQDVGASLSCCWRGCSHKYHYVCAKEIGCTFHEDDFSIKCPKHEDL